From Shewanella acanthi:
GATGAAGTAAGCCGCTATGGTTTTTATCGCAATTTTATCGACCCCTACGCCCGCGAATGGCAAAACGGCAATTCTCGCTGGGATATTATTGACCTGGTACGTGCATGTTATGCCTTTAGACCCGATGGAATTAACTGGCCGCTTAGGGAAGATGGCAGTCCCAGTTTTAAATTAGAGCATCTCACCGTTGCAAACGGCTTAAGCCACGATAAGGCCCACGATGCGATGAGTGACGTGTACGCCACTATTGCACTGGCAAAGTTAATCAAAGAAAAACAACCTAAGCTATTTCAGTACTACTTCGATTTACGCCGTAAACAACATGTCGCGGCGCAAGTGGATGTGCTGAATATGCAACCTCTTGCCCATGTCAGTTCAAAAATTAGTGCCCTACACGGCTGTACAACATTGATAGCGCCCGTTGCATATCATCCGAGTAATAAAAATGCCGTAATTTGTGTTAACTTAGCCATGGATTTAACCCCATTGTTTGAGTTGGACGTCGAGCAAATCAAAACGCGTATGTATACGCCGCGAAGCGAGTTAGCAGAGGATGAATTACCTATACCGGTAAAACAAATCCACCTGAATAAATGCCCTTTTATTACCTCAGCCAAAATTTTGGATGATGCTCAGGCCGAGCGCTTAAATATTGATAAAGCCTTTGCCCGTGAGCAGTATAAACGCCTAAAGAGTCAACCAGAGGTTCGTGAAAAATTAGCCCAACTGTTTGAGCATGACGGCGACTTAAACACAACTGACCCCGATTTAATGCTCTATTCCGGCGGCTTTTTCAGCCCTGCGGACAAAGCAAAAATGGAAATCATCCGCCATACTCTGCCTCACAATTTAGCGGCACTCGATCTGCAATTCGATGATGAACGTATCCCTGAGATGCTATTTCGTTTTCGGGCACGCAACTATCCCGAGTTACTCGATGATCAAGAAGCTAGACGCTGGCGGAATTTTTGCCAACAGCGACTATCGGATCCCGATTATCTGCTAAAACTTGAAAATCTGTTGCAAGATACTGAGGAAGATGAGCAAAAACAAAAGCTGTTAGCCGCATTGTGCCATTATTTACGGGGTCTTTAGAAAACTGTCGATATTGCGCTCGATGATGAGTTAGTGTCAAAAGTCGTCCTTACTCAAAATAAGAGCACCCGCGGCTTGTGAGCACGTTACTCACTATACCAAGCTATTTAATACAAGGGCTTGCTCACCGTAAGTCTCTAACGGGAACAAGCCTCAAAACAATGGCTAAACGCGATTTTGCTCGCATTTAGTCTGAAACAGAATGACTAAAATGTTCGCCCATACATTCAATTTACAAGGAGTCGGGAGATGCAAGACAGATTTATTCGCAGCATAACCCAACTGCCAAGGCCTTTGGCCGATGCAATTATTCCCCTGCTGCACCACAACTTTGCTGGGCATATTGATGCGCAGCAACTCGCTGACTTAAAACAAAGCTGTCAAATGAGTGAGGAAGCATTGTTACTCGCTCTCCTGCCGATTGCCGCAGCCTTAGCTAAACCACCCATCAGCGAGTTTTATGTCGGTGCTATTGCTAAGGGAAAAAGTGGTGATATCTATATGGGCGCCAATTTGGAAGTTCCAGGCGAAGCCCTATTCCATTCGGTGCACGCCGAGCAAAGTGCTATCAGCCATGCTTGGCTGAGTGGTGAAACTCAAATCGTCGATATGATTGTCAATGCCACGCCATGCGGCCATTGTCGACAATTTATGAATGAGTTAGTTGATGGGGGGAAAATCAAAGTTCATTTACCCAGCCAAGATACTCACATGCTATCCTACTATTTACCCTATGCATTTGGGCCAAAGGATCTCAACGTTGATACTCCTCTACTGGCAAAACGGCAAATCGAATTAGCCCTAGATAGTAGCGATCCTATGGTGATTGAAGCCTTAGATCATGCAGGATTAAGCTACGCGCCCTATACCCAAAGCTATGCTGCCGTCGTACTTGAAACCTCCGATGGCGCAACCTATTGCGGTCGTTATGCAGAGAATGCCGCCTTTAACCCTTCTATGCTACCAATGCAGATGGCGCTATCTACCCTCATTCGCCACAACCGTGATTTTAGTGAAATCCGCCGCGCGGTATTAGTCGAGTCGTCCCAAGGGAAAATAAGTCTCGTGGGTGCTACCATGGATGCGCTGCATGCCGTTGCCGCCATTGAACTTGAACATATTGTAGTCGATCCTATTTAGTCCCCAGCTTAAAGCGAATGCCCTATTTAGGCTTGAACTAAAACAAAATGGAGATTGGTCAGGGTGTTTCAACCCAGTGGCTTATCTCCATTTTAGCGT
This genomic window contains:
- the sbcB gene encoding exodeoxyribonuclease I; the protein is MYTQSQPSIFWHDYETFGANPAKDRPAQFAGIRTDLDLNIIGEPETFYCKQATDYLPSPEAILITGITPQLANLKGLPETEFMGRIHGLFSQPNTCVAGYNSLRFDDEVSRYGFYRNFIDPYAREWQNGNSRWDIIDLVRACYAFRPDGINWPLREDGSPSFKLEHLTVANGLSHDKAHDAMSDVYATIALAKLIKEKQPKLFQYYFDLRRKQHVAAQVDVLNMQPLAHVSSKISALHGCTTLIAPVAYHPSNKNAVICVNLAMDLTPLFELDVEQIKTRMYTPRSELAEDELPIPVKQIHLNKCPFITSAKILDDAQAERLNIDKAFAREQYKRLKSQPEVREKLAQLFEHDGDLNTTDPDLMLYSGGFFSPADKAKMEIIRHTLPHNLAALDLQFDDERIPEMLFRFRARNYPELLDDQEARRWRNFCQQRLSDPDYLLKLENLLQDTEEDEQKQKLLAALCHYLRGL
- the cdd gene encoding cytidine deaminase, whose amino-acid sequence is MQDRFIRSITQLPRPLADAIIPLLHHNFAGHIDAQQLADLKQSCQMSEEALLLALLPIAAALAKPPISEFYVGAIAKGKSGDIYMGANLEVPGEALFHSVHAEQSAISHAWLSGETQIVDMIVNATPCGHCRQFMNELVDGGKIKVHLPSQDTHMLSYYLPYAFGPKDLNVDTPLLAKRQIELALDSSDPMVIEALDHAGLSYAPYTQSYAAVVLETSDGATYCGRYAENAAFNPSMLPMQMALSTLIRHNRDFSEIRRAVLVESSQGKISLVGATMDALHAVAAIELEHIVVDPI